From Anopheles darlingi chromosome 2, idAnoDarlMG_H_01, whole genome shotgun sequence, the proteins below share one genomic window:
- the LOC125950325 gene encoding serine-rich adhesin for platelets-like isoform X2, translating into MAELTDGTIVWVKLSNCWWPGEVMGDERLSEDFLSSLRKKPLAVVKFFDEDAYEYVKNPNFIFKYNCPRKNEFLRKGMEQYRAKNKHMEKFPADVMHAERMTGGDPNIVNSTDFLSPKKERYSGLFQDTGKSVKGKLSNALSSSFGQIPVVVGRKTIHEVRFLTQPSSSNGTARPSDVNNRMESASTLAPTVSPAATSAAIAGSQLYHCHKCGFSSSRQNVIVIHMKNCRAVGGAASSNFTPPRRPLQTTDSMLETSRRSVSLTLETPKPAATPVAIDTEGDEKQKEQPLEKSFDEETTPANSRIRAGRTQKVVSVSVKKMTVDRRRGRRGHQAKKLVNTDSDDEKDDIPMEASVEPGQTETQANSSGRNRQPSTVDQANAEKGKTDAKLKSELLADWSEDEQDEDTDEADRSSGKKVSKKETIVTTDVQEGETRSDSEPNQKNQFPSDEEGATAKVSDKETVSVEMSPSNASHTGTASSTTTALPLASPSGTTIKYRNIPKKQKREYIEVTNDDPTVQEKTKMVSREASSASLSTKITFTEALIGNGVTSSAPVGERPISAKQLILNRATRGSSKSLSGDETALAAVTAASKASAKLAVGDGKLTIDHKEDKVDAKSQCKQDNQHKSKDKVEHGKDESSCFDFKDDDEGESQEATQSTESPSVSLTETGNKEKSVAAMQRKSVVRNERGHFGNDDATHGEEQQQKQDSKTDDGDRDAKLSKEIDFLLDETDVPKLPDDLDRAVSEKIDCNRALPPKERGKRIFKTRHSNATTGSDLKEEELSQSESSLPLEEHLHEGEFNTTDSKSKAIIDASNKMASKLIAADRKSESSGTTNVIETKRKKVVDDEHEGEHFQNASITSSKQVAEREIDTTAKVKKGAKDAPTIVATTEQQQQQQLGGLSVKGRRGKQKKPTPITIPITPLNEAHDDADNSKTDGKEVNLDENDPESINSHREGEGTADTKTIRKSSENRCPDSSSISEHPRRRSKQKLHLHDEVVTPPVDALEPIRRSSKRSRKDIAPTDDSKPVLDVHDHIETPLEPSKVGKTNDENVDGLATADGTVPMETETNTQIDSKLNEEETSDIQSTKTLFLSSKAAVAEDNETGNKKVEKSLKDTGRFLKRKNDDTTQIVSSERIKSNDKEEPLQDDTLVNASGTSDVTSPVLQEKKMKTHNPSTVSNSDENAPVMVVDSSTPAMVMASKRTPTDLQIAEALIHLPEAGAVSPKKQDPYDGQVPENQKMTTPKDDDSEASASSAATVSPVSNCLSSSPSMVIKGAAQSSSASSSSSKSINPRKRHLQTMLLVSTADASGKEEHIPSSGETTSSTVTNITARYLTTEQQQKPPSSSSIPEKKKRESVETIATTMKEDDGSEEKFDISSMPIVMSDSDGLLVNEAVPKEMNVNGGSGAANVKQQETMGSSSRKTTPMVASAKGGGSKVQEQIVITSKGTVLTTTSPVVAMTSKMSSATKASSVTVTSAITLGTPGSRMSSSISVTTSSSSSSSSSSSSYILPRRVQQEQPESSLDGNGSASSASSTNASTAMVLATPSSSSSPSPAAPKKIITKKLLNDTGSTTLSTSSNSSNSSNDNTNSTVASTVVVVDRRYSGDSVTSSSSIGIAKSQQQQQHSVAGNSSNSRMSSEHSGGKKRHRVIQLTPEKLEKFNRLGYIADKGNGKVLTVEGMRKIKQQKQLSQQQKQKLHQSSSVVKTTVAAVMATTSSSQLVRQAGEDVSEGKRKVKHSLPSTHTVMTSRSSNSNAGSKAAVASSSNSSTGSSSNNISSRSSSEIATSGNVVVAAAADSSVQELQSTAPIGGGDPSSQQIVVADDDRNAVIVIESKADADNASSEPTDTPDQIAEAGTLQSFPPDTDSMMEGGGSPTSSTTSGVVGSEMILSVQPELMASPAALVEASSSSSNTAGGCAVATATAAAAATGAEQETHEYMAVPAESFGGPPSLFYLCSMREERLVPVDNQLLYLDASNQLVALTAGHQHDASGAVVTGGHTAEDIINQAEVIIPAGTTNATLASAGIVEVAGTAVEVAEDDEGGAMSGEGGSGMVVETGSADGGQQQSFLINTQDGQQIILDQQSLMALAASGDTPHLVTADGQQILLQDTAQDWLAALAVGQQQQQTAVPPDSAGCSRGTLSALVTAEGTQIILTQDHPGSLIELQEQASLLPSDVLPVNHPSTTIETNAILTKPPIMSTVEVPSKNGRDPKGNSLANFDLINKQQSEASSSSATVVAAIVTGKESGTSGASIRLPNTPKPPTSSIASASAPTTMTPTTTNLDETLAAVIGVPSKPNVPTSLELPITVTNPAIAKTTTTSSRINPVLFPIVPSIAGQPTVEASGTAIVLLAGGQLAATDSFIL; encoded by the exons ATGGCCGAGTTAACAGACGGCACAATCGTTTGGGTCAAGTTGAGCAACTGCTGGTGGCCTGGCGAGGTGATGGGCGATGAACGGTTGTCGGAAGATTTCCTTTCCTCACTCCGAAAGAAACCGCTGGCCGTCGTGAAGTTCTTCGATGAGGATGCCTA TGAATACGTAAAAAATCCCAATTTCATCTTCAAGTACAACTGTCCCCGAAAGAATGAGTTCCTCCGAAAGGGCATGG AGCAATACCGTGCCAAGAATAAACACATGGAAAAGTTCCCGGCAGACGTGATGCACGCCGAACGAATGACAGGTGGCGATCCTAACATTGTGAACTCGACCGATTTTCTCAGTCCTAAAAAAGAGCGCTATTCGGGTTTGTTCCAGGACACCGGCAAGTCCGTGAAGG GAAAACTATCCAACGCGCTATCATCAAGCTTCGGGCAGATACCGGTCGTGGTTGGTCGTAAGACAATACATGAGGTACGGTTTCTCACGCAACCATCATCGTCCAACGGGACGGCTCGCCCATCTGATGTCAACAACCGGATGGAGAGCGCATCTACCTTAGCACCTACTGTGTCACCCGCTgcgacatcagcagcaattGCAGGGTCGCAGTTATATCACTGTCACAAGTGCGGTTTCAGCAGCAGTCGACAGAATGTGATTGTTATCCACATGAAAAACTGCCGCGCTGTTGGAGGTGCCGCTAGCTCTAATTTTACTCCCCCAAGACGTCCTCTCCAAACCACTGATTCGATGTTGGAAACCAGTCGTCGCAGTGTATCCCTAACTTTGGAAACTCCCAAGCCAGCTGCTACTCCTGTAGCTATTGATACCGAAGGcgatgaaaagcaaaaggagCAGCCACTTGAGAAATCATTCGATGAAGAAACGACACCCGCTAATAGTCGAATAAGAGCTGGTAGGACCCAAAAGGTGGTAAGCGTTTCGGTAAAGAAAATGACCGTCGATCGCCGCAGAGGAAGACGTGGTCATCAAGCAAAGAAGCTAGTGAATACtgacagcgacgacgaaaaggatGACATTCCGATGGAAGCATCAGTTGAACCGGGTCAAACGGAAACCCAAGCGAACTCGAGCGGCCGAAACCGACAGCCATCGACGGTAGACCAGGCTAatgcagaaaaaggaaaaacagatgCAAAACTGAAGAGTGAGCTGTTGGCCGATTGGAGCGAGGATGAACAGGACGAAGATACCGACGAAGCAGATAGAAGCTCGGGGAAAAAAGTATCCAAGAAAGAAACAATTGTGACCACTGATGTACAAGAAGGAGAAACACGATCCGATTCAGAACCGAATCAGAAAAATCAGTTTCCCAGTGATGAAGAAGGTGCCACGGCAAAGGTTTCCGACAAAGAAACGGTGTCCGTCGAAATGTCGCCTTCAAATGCATCGCATACCGGGACAGCGTCTTCGACAACAACGGCACTTCCTTTGGCCTCTCCCTCGGGTACAACAATCAAGTACCGaaatattcccaaaaaacagaaacgcgAGTACATCGAAGTGACCAACGATGATCCGACAGTGCAGGAGAAAACGAAGATGGTTTCCCGCGAGGCCAGCAGTGCCTCGCTGTCGACGAAAATCACCTTCACCGAAGCTCTGATTGGTAATGGAGTGACGTCGTCTGCACCCGTCGGAGAGCGTCCCATAAGTGCCAAGCAACTTATCCTTAATCGGGCGACTCGTGGATCTAGTAAATCGCTCAGTGGCGACGAAACAGCATTAGCGGCAGTGACGGCAGCGTCAAAAGCATCAGCAAAGTTGGCTGTGGGAGATGGTAAACTGACGATTGATCACAAAGAGGACAAGGTTGATGCGAAGAGTCAATGCAAACAGGATAACCAACATAAGTCGAAGGATAAGGTGGAGCATGGCAAAGATGAGAGCTCTTGTTTCGATTTTAAAGATGATGACGAAGGGGAAAGCCAAGAAGCTACACAATCCACCGAATCACCATCGGTATCGCTGACGGAAACTGGAAACAAGGAAAAATCAGTTGCAGCGATGCAAAGAAAGTCGGTTGTGCGAAATGAACGCGGCCACTTTGGCAACGATGATGCAACACATggtgaagagcagcagcagaagcaggactCCAagaccgatgatggtgatcgtgatgcCAAGCTCAGTAAAGAGATCGACTTCTTACTAGACGAAACCGATGTACCGAAGTTGCCGGATGATTTGGATCGTGCGGTCTCTGAAAAGATCGATTGCAATCGTGCTCTGCCCCCGAAAGAGCGTGGCAAACGAATCTTTAAGACGCGACACTCAAATGCTACAACTGGTAGCGATTTAAAGGAGGAAGAATTGTCCCAATCGGAAAGCAGCTTACCGTTGGAAGAGCATCTGCATGAAGGTGAATTCAATACGACCGACAGCAAATCAAAAGCGATAATCGATGCTAGCAATAAAATGGCAAGCAAACTCATCGCAGCAGATCGAAAGTCGGAAAGTTCAGGCACCACGAATGTCATTGAAACAAAGCGGAAGAAAGTAGTGGATGATGAGCATGAAGGGGAACATTTTCAAAATGCTTCCATCACTTCTTCCAAGCAGGTGGCAGAGCGGGAAATAGACACGACAGCGAAGGTTAAGAAAGGTGCTAAGGATGCACCAACTATCGTAGCGACAaccgaacaacagcagcaacagcagctgggtGGTCTCTCAGTCAAAGGACGCagaggaaagcaaaagaaaccaACACCTATCACTATTCCAATAACGCCACTTAATGAAgctcatgatgatgcagataATAGCAAAACAGATGGGAAGGAGGTAAACTTAGATGAGAATGATCCGGAATCGATAAACAGTCATCGAGAAGGTGAAGGGACGGCAGACACGAAAACGATCCGGAAATCAAGCGAAAATCGTTGCCCAGACAGTAGCAGTATCAGTGAGCATCCGCGACGTCGTAGTAAACAGAAACTCCATCTACACGACGAAGTGGTCACTCCTCCTGTCGACGCACTGGAACCAATCCGACGATCATCCAAGCGAAGTCGTAAGGACATAGCGCCTACGGATGATTCAAAACCGGTTCTCGATGTGCACGACCACATCGAAACGCCTTTGGAACCTTCTAAAGttggcaaaacaaacgatgaaaACGTTGATGGTTTAGCAACAGCTGACGGTACCGTTCCAATGGAAACAGAAACCAATACGCAAATCGACAGTAAGCTCAACGAAGAGGAGACTTCTGACATACAAAGTACCAAGACGCTTTTCTTATCCAGTAAAGCCGCCGTTGCCGAAGATAATGAAACGGGCAacaaaaaagttgaaaaatcaTTGAAAGATACTGGTCGATTTCTTAAACGAAAAAATGACGACACTACGCAGATCGTATCGTCCGAACGCATTAAATCCAACGATAAAGAAGAACCGCTACAGGATGATACGCTGGTGAATGCTAGCGGTACATCAGACGTTACGAGTCCTGTATTgcaggagaaaaaaatgaaaacacataATCCTTCAACGGTGTCGAACAGTGATGAAAATGCACCGGTAATGGTAGTTGACTCTAGCACCCCGGCTATGGTGATGGCTTCGAAACGAACACCAACTGATTTGCAAATAGCCGAAGCATTAATCCATTTGCCGGAAGCGGGCGCTGTCTCACCGAAGAAACAAGATCCGTACGATGGCCAAGTTCCGGAAAACCAGAAGATGACTACTCCAAAAGACGACGATAGTGAAGCAAGTGCGTCTTCGGCAGCAACCGTATCACCTGTCTCCAACTGCCTCTCATCCTCGCCGTCAATGGTAATAAAGGGCGCAGCACAAAGTAGCAGTGCCAGCAGTTCTTCGTCGAAGAGCATCAATCCACGCAAACGACACCTACAGACGATGCTGCTCGTCAGCACAGCGGATGCATCCGGGAAGGAGGAACACATTCCTTCCTCTGGCGAAACAACGTCTTCGACGGTCACTAACATCACGGCGCGGTATTTGACGactgagcagcaacagaaaccacCGTCCAGTTCATCCATtccagagaagaagaagcgcgaaTCGGTGGAAACCATAGCAACAACCATGAAAGAGGATGATGGAAGTGAAGAGAAGTTCGACATTAGCAGCATGCCTATCGTTATGAGTGACAGTGATGGCTTGCTAGTGAACGAGGCTGTACCGAAAGAAATGAACGTGAATGGAGGCAGTGGTGCGGCGAATGTGAAGCAACAGGAGACGATGGGATCGAGCAGCCGTAAAACGACACCGATGGTTGCGTCAGCGAAAGGTGGTGGTTCGAAGGTACAGGAGCAAATTGTGATAACGAGTAAGGGCACTGTGCTGACCACAACATCACCGGTAGTTGCCATGACGTCGAAGATGTCATCTGCAACCAAAGCATCTAGCGTCACCGTGACCAGTGCGATCACGCTCGGTACACCCGGTAGTCGTATGAGCTCCTCGATCTCAGTGACTacctcctcatcttcctcctcttcctcttcgtcttcgtcataCATCTTACCACGTCGTGTTCAGCAGGAACAACCAGAATCATCGTTGGATGGGAATGGATCGGCATCATCCGCCAGCAGCACTAATGCATCTACTGCAATGGTCTTAGctacaccatcatcgtcatcatcaccgtcgccagcagcaccaaagaAAATCATTACAAAGAAGCTGCTGAATGATACCGGTTCAACCACGCTATCcaccagcagtaacagcagcaatagcagcaatgACAACACCAACTCAACAGTCGCATCCACGGTGGTAGTTGTCGACCGCCGTTATTCGGGCGATTCCGTTACGTCCTCCTCATCGATCGGCATTGCCaaatcacagcaacagcagcagcactccgtTGCTGGTAATAGTAGTAACAGCCGTATGTCGAGCGAACACTCCGGTGGGAAGAAGCGGCATCGAGTCATTCAGCTGACACCAGAGAAGCTGGAGAAGTTCAATCGCCTTGGGTATATTGCGGACAAGGGCAACGGCAAAGTATTGACTGTGGAGGGTATGCGGAAGAtcaagcagcaaaaacagctctcgcagcaacaaaaacaaaagctgcATCAATCATCCTCGGTAGTCAAAacgacggtagcagcagtTATGGCTACGACCTCCAGCTCTCAGTTGGTGAGACAAGCTGGCGAAGATGTATctgaagggaaaaggaaagtgaaacactctcttccttccacacacaccgttATGACCAGTCGAAGTAGCAACAGTAACGCTGGCTCGAAGGCTGCAGTGGCTtcgagtagcaacagcagcaccggcagcagtagcaacaacattaGTTCTCGGTCCTCGTCAGAGATTGCCACATCCGGAAACGTTGTGGTGGCAGCGGCTGCCGATTCTTCCGTGCAGGAGCTACAGTCCACCGCCCCGATCGGTGGCGGGGAtcccagcagccagcagatcgttgttgctgatgacgatCGTAATGCGGTTATCGTTATCGAGTCCAAGGCAGACGCCGATAATGCCTCTTCAGAACCTACCGATACACCGGACCAAATTGCTGAAGCAGGAACACTGCAGTCGTTCCCGCCCGATACCGACAGCATGATGGAAGGCGGTGGTTCTCCAACGAGCAGTACGACCAGTGGTGTCGTTGGTTCCGAAATGATACTGAGCGTCCAACCGGAACTGATGGCCTCACCGGCGGCACTCGTCGAagccagtagtagtagcagtaacaCGGCGGGTGGGTGCGCTGTTGCtaccgccactgctgctgcggcagcaaCTGGCGCTGAACAGGAAACGCACGAGTATATGGCGGTACCGGCGGAAAGCTTCGGTGGACCACCGAGTCTGTTCTATCTGTGCTCAATGCGCGAAGAACGATTGGTGCCAGTCGACAACCAGCTACTGTACCTGGACGCTTCCAATCAACTCGTAGCGCTAACCGCTGGCCATCAACACGATGCCTCCGGCGCGGTAGTGACGGGGGGGCATACGGCCGAGGATATTATCAATCAAGCTGAGGTGATCATACCGGCCGGTACTACCAATGCTACACTCGCTTCCGCCGGTATCGTTGAGGTAGCCGGTACCGCGGTAGAGGTAgcggaagatgatgaaggaGGAGCAATGAGTGGCGAGGGTGGTAGTGGCATGGTCGTCGAAACTGGCTCGGCGGACGGTGGCCAACAGCAGAGTTTTTTGATCAACACACAAGACGGACAGCAAATCATTCTGGATCAGCAGAGCCTAATGGCGCTGGCGGCTAGTGGAGATACACCACACCTTGTAACGGCCGATGGCCAGCAGATACTTCTTCAAG ATACGGCCCAAGATTGGCTAGCAGCCTTAGCcgtcggtcagcagcagcaacaaacggcAGTGCCCCCGGACAGTGCTGGCTGCAGTAGGGGTACGCTCAGTGCTCTAGTCACAGCAGAGGGTACGCAGATCATTCTAACACAGGACCATCCGGGATCACTGATCGAACTTCAAG AACAAGCGTCACTGCTTCCTTCGGACGTGCTCCCGGTAAATCATCCGAGCACGACGATCGAAACAAACGCTATCCTGACGAAGCCACCAATTATGTCGACGGTGGAGGTACCATCGAAAAATGGTCGCGATCCCAAGGGCAACAGTTTGGCGAATTTCGATCTGATTAACAAACAGCAATcggaagcatcatcatcgtccgcgACTGTAGTAGCTGCAATAGTGACGGGAAAAGAAAGCGGAACATccggcgcctccatcaggCTACCGAACACACCGAAGCCACCGACATCGTCGAttgcgtcggcgtcggcgccGACGACAatgacaccgacgacgacgaatctcGACGAAACATTAGCAGCCGTGATTGGTGTACCTAGTAAACCGAACGTACCTACATCCCTGGAACTGCCGATCACAGTCACAAACCCGGCGATCGCCAAAacgaccaccactagcagccgCATCAATCCGGTGCTTTTCCCGATCGTACCCTCGATAGCGGGGCAACCGACGGTCGAGGCTTCTGGAACGGCGATCGTGCTGTTGGCAGGCGGGCAGTTAGCTGCGACAG ATTCTTTCATCTTGTAA